From the genome of Desulfovibrio inopinatus DSM 10711, one region includes:
- a CDS encoding UDP-galactopyranose mutase, with translation MKKAIVIGGGFCGCVVTEMLSKKGFEVTVVEAGDCIGGGCRTFFYHGHPYTIGPRHILVDVDEMYTWEYMERFVEMRELQHHSLTYVSQDDRFYTYPIHMDDIQSMPDKDTIEAELDNRGDVSQSKDFEEYWVNSVGQTLYNKFVNTYSKKMWGVKNNKEIDDFGFSPKGVALKSGDKVSFEGSKVIGYPTNIEAFNPFFDACVQNATVIYNTPVQKIDVDKKRVLAGDQWLDADLIVSTISPDIVFDYCHGELRYIGRHFMKLILPCERVTPEPYYFLYYAGDEPYTRVVEYKLLTGYESPNTLLGIEIPTFDNKMYPYPVKADIAKAKKYLEMFPDGVHSLGRMGKYNYDNMHVVIRDCFKLMENI, from the coding sequence ATGAAAAAAGCCATAGTTATCGGCGGCGGGTTTTGCGGCTGCGTTGTCACGGAAATGTTGAGCAAGAAAGGATTCGAGGTCACTGTCGTCGAAGCCGGCGATTGTATCGGCGGCGGGTGCAGGACCTTCTTCTATCATGGCCATCCCTACACCATCGGCCCCAGACATATTCTGGTCGATGTCGACGAAATGTACACGTGGGAATACATGGAACGTTTTGTCGAAATGCGGGAACTGCAACACCACAGCCTCACCTACGTTAGCCAAGACGATCGGTTCTACACCTACCCCATCCACATGGATGACATCCAGTCTATGCCCGATAAAGATACCATCGAGGCTGAACTGGATAACCGCGGCGACGTCTCGCAATCCAAAGACTTCGAGGAATATTGGGTTAACTCCGTTGGTCAGACGCTCTACAACAAGTTCGTCAACACCTACTCAAAAAAGATGTGGGGAGTGAAGAACAACAAGGAAATCGACGATTTCGGCTTTTCTCCCAAAGGCGTGGCGCTGAAATCGGGTGATAAAGTAAGTTTTGAGGGGAGCAAGGTCATAGGATACCCGACCAACATCGAAGCGTTCAACCCCTTCTTCGATGCTTGTGTCCAAAACGCCACCGTCATCTACAACACCCCGGTGCAAAAGATCGACGTGGATAAAAAACGTGTGCTTGCCGGCGACCAATGGCTTGATGCCGATCTCATCGTCAGCACCATTTCGCCCGATATCGTTTTCGACTATTGCCACGGCGAACTGCGTTACATAGGCAGACACTTCATGAAGTTGATTCTGCCCTGCGAGCGCGTCACGCCGGAGCCATACTACTTTCTTTATTATGCGGGAGACGAGCCTTACACCCGCGTGGTGGAATACAAGTTGCTAACAGGATATGAATCGCCCAATACGCTGTTGGGCATCGAGATTCCTACGTTCGACAACAAAATGTATCCCTATCCAGTCAAAGCCGATATTGCCAAGGCCAAAAAATATCTCGAAATGTTTCCCGATGGCGTCCATTCCCTCGGTCGTATGGGAAAATATAACTACGATAATATGCATGTGGTCATTCGGGATTGCTTCAAGCTGATGGAGAACATCTAA
- a CDS encoding methyltransferase domain-containing protein: MLFREALQEMLAQRLFTQAVVAVPETLSPAMREKVEALGFPVYYGHESPHIRLAELCRQAFFDSIGVITPYACLVNKDALDEAWAKVDHGADGAYASGTIPAKEFTVLGRNAIAALSSLDSSPFPPALLPKRLRETGLATCVPLEGIESPAERFAWGTYFAGHNAVFPPAVLDLFFQKTDRSEWFTRSAHTRLLYQAAHINNLAPLDEALLRCGDDGGTTLASHVHFLRTLLPHLPTQGGTFLEVGCSRIPLVSNLLMNHFERGVAMDPFTYSEEGRDAAFALCDTLEQHASGLLPIPVKSGHGRPETFSSTLEELHLEESSVDFCFSKVVLEHVKDIPSLSRELFRVLKPGASMLHRIDFRDHGAEDEPVYVNFDFLAYSKEQWLAKNEETNLWRISDFVELWHEIGFTVETLERQHRKVAPSRLHPSWAEYDDEDLYCYDATLKATKPH, from the coding sequence TTGCTTTTTAGAGAAGCACTGCAAGAAATGCTCGCCCAACGTCTCTTTACGCAGGCTGTTGTCGCCGTTCCTGAAACGCTTTCTCCCGCCATGCGCGAAAAAGTAGAAGCGCTGGGCTTCCCGGTCTATTACGGGCATGAATCTCCACATATACGACTGGCCGAATTGTGCCGGCAGGCTTTTTTCGATTCCATTGGCGTCATCACGCCTTACGCCTGTCTTGTGAACAAAGACGCTCTCGATGAAGCGTGGGCAAAAGTCGATCACGGCGCAGATGGAGCATACGCTTCAGGCACCATTCCGGCGAAAGAGTTCACGGTTCTCGGTCGCAACGCGATTGCGGCCCTTTCTTCTCTGGACTCGTCCCCCTTTCCACCTGCTCTGCTTCCCAAGCGACTGCGTGAAACAGGTCTTGCGACATGCGTTCCTCTTGAGGGCATCGAAAGCCCGGCTGAACGTTTTGCCTGGGGAACATACTTTGCCGGGCATAATGCCGTGTTTCCTCCTGCTGTTTTGGACCTTTTTTTCCAGAAAACGGATCGTTCCGAGTGGTTCACGCGCTCTGCACATACACGGCTCCTTTACCAAGCAGCCCACATCAACAACTTGGCTCCTCTGGATGAAGCGCTGTTGCGCTGCGGCGATGATGGCGGAACCACTCTCGCCTCGCACGTTCATTTTCTCAGAACACTGTTGCCTCACCTGCCTACCCAAGGCGGAACGTTTCTTGAGGTGGGATGTAGTCGTATCCCGCTTGTGTCGAATCTGCTGATGAATCACTTCGAGAGAGGGGTTGCCATGGACCCCTTTACGTATTCTGAAGAAGGGCGCGATGCCGCTTTTGCCCTCTGCGATACACTTGAACAGCACGCTTCCGGACTTCTCCCCATTCCCGTGAAGTCAGGACATGGTCGTCCGGAAACGTTCAGTTCAACGTTGGAAGAACTGCACCTCGAAGAGTCCTCTGTTGATTTCTGCTTTTCTAAAGTCGTCCTTGAACATGTCAAAGATATTCCTTCGTTGTCTCGGGAATTGTTTCGGGTTCTGAAACCTGGAGCCTCCATGCTTCATCGCATCGACTTTCGCGACCATGGCGCCGAGGACGAGCCTGTCTATGTCAATTTTGACTTTCTTGCCTATTCCAAAGAGCAATGGCTGGCGAAAAACGAAGAAACCAACCTTTGGCGCATCAGCGATTTTGTCGAGTTGTGGCATGAAATCGGCTTTACGGTCGAGACTCTGGAACGTCAGCACCGCAAAGTAGCCCCGTCCCGTTTGCATCCGTCATGGGCTGAATATGATGATGAAGACCTTTACTGTTACGATGCAACCCTAAAAGCGACAAAACCGCACTAA
- a CDS encoding DUF268 domain-containing protein: MKSTIAILELASPQDLDPNARIVLYGAGDYGIHYLEQLRQERSDVDVVCFLDSFCEPGGVCEGVPIVNIADFDFTEQHVDVVITAAGVAPISHALQERGLQRCYTPVVTMYGAQWFQHRDIFEAPLDYAAQMQGYRFWENIYRWRYRALLREHFGSPEPLSPLSDTIPQELLAAFTMNGASELILDVQDQRHPSNYLLVYTDDEIDDCISRIKQGDSTVYAKLDEYVRQSLQDHPVEGKSMAVFGSTSPWYESMCLAYGAHPTTVEYYRIISRTNRLRTLTVDELKASNETFDHAMSISSFEHDGLGAYGDPLNPNADLEAMQRVRELLNDGGLLFLNVPVAKQDMLIFNGCRVYGEHRLPMLFEGYTLIDSYGYDTKRMDAAPRARFEPLFVLQKS; this comes from the coding sequence ATGAAAAGCACCATCGCCATACTTGAGCTTGCCTCACCACAGGATCTTGATCCGAACGCCCGCATCGTTTTGTATGGTGCGGGCGACTATGGAATACATTACCTCGAACAACTCCGTCAGGAACGAAGCGACGTGGACGTCGTGTGTTTCCTTGACAGTTTTTGCGAACCGGGAGGCGTGTGCGAGGGGGTGCCCATCGTCAATATTGCCGACTTCGACTTTACTGAACAGCACGTGGATGTGGTTATCACGGCTGCTGGCGTCGCTCCCATCTCTCACGCATTGCAGGAACGAGGTCTTCAGCGCTGTTATACGCCTGTCGTTACCATGTATGGTGCACAATGGTTTCAGCACCGTGATATATTTGAAGCGCCGCTTGACTACGCCGCCCAAATGCAGGGCTATCGTTTTTGGGAAAACATTTATCGCTGGCGCTATCGTGCCTTGCTGCGAGAGCATTTTGGCTCCCCGGAACCGCTGTCGCCATTATCCGACACCATTCCTCAAGAACTGCTTGCAGCGTTTACCATGAACGGCGCATCGGAACTGATTCTTGACGTCCAAGATCAAAGGCATCCATCGAACTATTTGCTCGTCTACACGGATGATGAAATCGACGACTGCATTTCCAGGATCAAGCAAGGGGACTCCACCGTCTATGCCAAATTGGATGAATATGTACGCCAATCCCTGCAAGACCATCCCGTAGAGGGAAAAAGCATGGCTGTCTTCGGGTCCACGAGTCCATGGTATGAATCCATGTGCCTTGCGTATGGAGCACATCCGACCACGGTAGAATACTACCGGATCATCTCTCGAACTAACCGCTTGCGTACATTGACCGTGGATGAGCTCAAGGCAAGTAATGAGACATTCGATCACGCCATGTCCATCTCGTCTTTCGAGCACGACGGACTTGGAGCATACGGAGACCCCCTGAATCCCAACGCCGATCTTGAAGCTATGCAACGTGTGCGCGAGCTGCTCAACGACGGAGGACTGCTTTTCCTGAATGTTCCGGTTGCTAAGCAGGATATGCTGATTTTCAACGGGTGCAGAGTATACGGTGAACACCGTCTTCCCATGCTTTTTGAAGGATATACGCTCATTGATTCCTATGGTTACGATACCAAAAGAATGGATGCCGCACCCCGCGCCAGATTCGAACCCTTATTTGTTTTACAAAAAAGTTGA